The Novosphingobium sp. MMS21-SN21R genome contains a region encoding:
- a CDS encoding cytochrome P450, translated as MTISALDFDPYDEAVLSDPFPHHERLREAGPVVWLERYQCYGLARFAEVRDALNDWETFVSSRGVGLADFATEQPWRPPSLLLEADPPLHSRTRGLMNKVASLPSLKARQPEWRTKATALVRELVGRGAVEAVADLSEAFPLSIFPDMIGLRDEGRENLIPYATTVFNAFGPRNALLEQSMSQAVAATAWVAESCKREFLKPDGWGREVYAAADRGDCSEDEAQRLVRSFLSAGVDTTVNGIANLVFAFTQFPDEWRKLKEKPELCRKAIEESLRWGGVAQTFYRTTSCDADVSGTTIPEGSKVLLFLASANRDPRRWDDPDRFDIDRNASGHVGFGFGIHQCLGQMVARYEAEAVLTALVEQVAEIRAAGPATRRPNNTLYALDTLPVELVAA; from the coding sequence ATGACGATCAGCGCACTGGATTTTGATCCTTACGACGAGGCGGTGCTGTCCGATCCGTTCCCGCATCACGAAAGATTGCGCGAAGCGGGGCCGGTCGTCTGGCTGGAGCGGTACCAGTGCTACGGGCTCGCGCGCTTTGCCGAAGTCCGCGATGCGCTCAACGACTGGGAGACCTTCGTGTCCTCGCGCGGCGTCGGCTTGGCGGATTTTGCCACCGAGCAGCCCTGGCGCCCGCCGTCGCTGTTGCTCGAGGCCGATCCGCCGCTCCATAGCCGGACCCGCGGCCTGATGAACAAGGTCGCCTCCCTGCCGAGTCTCAAAGCCCGGCAGCCCGAATGGCGCACGAAGGCCACGGCGCTAGTGCGCGAGCTGGTCGGGCGCGGAGCGGTCGAGGCGGTTGCGGACCTGTCCGAGGCATTTCCGCTCAGCATCTTCCCGGACATGATCGGACTTCGCGACGAAGGCCGGGAGAACCTGATTCCCTATGCCACCACGGTGTTCAATGCGTTCGGTCCCCGCAACGCGCTGCTTGAGCAGAGCATGTCGCAAGCCGTGGCCGCCACGGCCTGGGTTGCCGAAAGCTGCAAGCGCGAGTTCCTCAAGCCCGATGGCTGGGGCCGCGAGGTCTATGCCGCAGCCGACCGGGGGGATTGCTCGGAGGATGAAGCCCAGCGCCTTGTCCGTTCGTTCCTTTCAGCGGGCGTCGACACGACGGTCAACGGCATAGCCAACCTGGTGTTCGCCTTTACCCAGTTTCCCGACGAATGGCGCAAGCTGAAGGAGAAACCGGAGCTTTGTCGCAAGGCGATCGAGGAGAGTCTCCGTTGGGGCGGGGTGGCACAGACGTTTTACCGGACGACCAGCTGCGATGCGGACGTTTCGGGGACGACAATTCCGGAGGGGAGCAAGGTTCTGCTGTTTCTGGCCTCGGCCAACCGCGATCCGCGGCGCTGGGACGATCCCGACCGCTTCGACATCGACCGCAATGCGAGTGGCCATGTCGGGTTCGGATTCGGCATTCATCAGTGTCTTGGCCAGATGGTCGCCCGCTATGAAGCGGAAGCGGTCCTGACCGCGCTGGTCGAGCAGGTGGCCGAGATCAGGGCAGCAGGGCCGGCGACGCGGCGGCCGAATAACACCCTCTATGCGCTCGATACCCTCCCAGTCGAACTGGTGGCAGCATGA
- a CDS encoding prolyl oligopeptidase family serine peptidase has product MALLELFPNYIWNLSVAIAMESGGQIGEIVDMCQPIRDAAASGADAGTPAFMKQWAAMGEKLIELAAEDEARGHAISASNKLERASLYLITAERMQGHGAPGREATYSKARDSFDRSTALGQINRDRVEIALAEGTMPALYTRAPGEGRKPVVVYCNGLDSCKELLYWSRLPEALARRGISTLCVDQPGSGEALRLQGLPVDPHSERWAARAVDWLESQPDVDPARIGMTGISLGGHFAPRAVAYEPRFASGAVWGANHNWREVQDKRLMREGENPVPHYWAHVMWAFGANDMDEFLVKSEAMNLNGHVDRIRVPFLVTHGAEDRQISLSYADDLYDQLVNSPRREKVIFTAREGGVEHVGADNMAYGRDCIADWFAETLGGNTGST; this is encoded by the coding sequence ATTGGCGAGATTGTCGATATGTGTCAGCCAATCCGGGACGCGGCGGCGAGCGGTGCAGATGCCGGCACGCCGGCATTCATGAAACAGTGGGCGGCGATGGGCGAGAAGCTGATCGAGCTCGCCGCCGAGGACGAGGCAAGGGGGCATGCGATCTCCGCTTCGAACAAGCTAGAGCGGGCTTCGCTCTACCTGATCACTGCGGAACGGATGCAGGGGCATGGTGCGCCCGGCCGCGAAGCCACCTACAGCAAGGCGAGGGATTCGTTCGACCGCTCGACGGCACTTGGGCAGATCAACCGCGACCGGGTTGAGATCGCGTTGGCTGAAGGAACAATGCCAGCGCTTTATACGCGCGCGCCGGGCGAGGGCCGCAAGCCTGTAGTTGTCTATTGCAATGGTCTCGATAGCTGCAAGGAGCTGCTCTACTGGTCGCGACTGCCTGAGGCGTTGGCCCGGCGCGGCATTTCCACGCTGTGCGTCGACCAGCCGGGCTCGGGCGAGGCGCTGCGTCTGCAGGGACTGCCGGTCGATCCGCATTCGGAAAGATGGGCCGCAAGGGCGGTCGACTGGCTGGAAAGCCAGCCCGATGTCGATCCCGCGCGGATCGGGATGACAGGGATCAGCCTTGGCGGGCACTTCGCTCCCCGCGCCGTCGCTTACGAGCCGAGGTTTGCCAGCGGCGCGGTCTGGGGCGCCAATCACAATTGGCGCGAGGTGCAAGACAAGCGGTTGATGCGCGAAGGCGAAAACCCGGTCCCGCATTATTGGGCGCATGTGATGTGGGCATTCGGGGCCAACGACATGGACGAGTTCCTCGTCAAGTCGGAAGCGATGAACCTCAATGGCCACGTCGATCGCATCCGGGTGCCGTTCCTGGTCACCCACGGTGCTGAAGACCGACAGATCAGCCTGTCTTACGCCGACGACCTGTATGACCAGCTGGTCAACTCGCCACGCCGCGAAAAGGTCATCTTCACGGCTCGCGAAGGTGGCGTCGAGCACGTGGGCGCAGACAACATGGCCTATGGGCGTGACTGCATCGCCGACTGGTTTGCCGAAACGCTGGGCGGAAACACCGGCAGCACCTGA